TGAAAGGGGATAAAAGTAGAAGCCTGCCAATTTAGAGCAATGTATTCAAATTGAAATATTACTGAAACCTTAATTAAAAAATTGTTTGGTAGAATCGATATAATTGGGACTAAAAATGAGTACATTGTTCGAATTGTATAGAGGAATAATTCTGCCTCTTTCCCATATGAATGCAAAGAAGTGGTGGTATTGGAGGGACGGTAATGACGTTGGAAAGTCAGTTAATAAAAAAGTCTTATTATCAAATGTATATAAATGAACATGAAAATGTACAGCCCATACGTGTGTTAGGTGACGCGTATCAGGAAGAACTTCAGAAGGATATGCCCGATTTAACGTCTGTACGCTTTGCACAAGGAGAAATCTATTTTCATAATCGGGATTTTGAGGCAGCTATTTTTAAATGGGAAAACGTTGTGGGGGAACTCGAGCTTTGGGCTAGGAAAAATATTGCCGATGCCTATTTTGAAACAGGTCTTCTTTCAAATGCCGAGGACCTTTATCTGTCCATTGAAACAAATAATCCTACATTAAAGACAGAAGTGGCTTTGCAGTTGTTTTCTCTTTATATTGAACGAGGAAAGTCCGAGGCAGCAGTGGAAATTATCAAAAGAACAATCGATGCAAACCCCGATTATCCGAATGTGACTGCAATAGCCCGTGCTTATTTTGAGGAACAGCAGGATTGGGATCATGCAATTGAACTTGCGCTGAATGAAGCAAAACGAACGGGTTCACTTGAATGGTTTGATACAGTGAATTCATATGTCAAGAAAGGTGTAACCAAAAGTTTAAATCCAAATTATTTCTTACAAGGACTATTTGAATTATATGCCCTGGACCATCAGATGTTTGAAGAACTTACTGCGTCACTATGGAACAGCTATAAAAGTGAAGAGTACCATTTTACATGGCTAAAAGAATTAAATCATCTTCTATTGAATCTTGATATTAGCACAAACAACCATTTCCAATTGCTATCAGATTTCCATTATGAAACGTATTTTGAATTAATAAATGGCAGCCAGACGATTAAAACACTAGAGGACCTTGTACCTGACTTATTAACAAATTGGCTGCGCTTATCAGTTCCTACGCATACGGTCTTAGTGTCAGCTGCGGTATTATCTTGGAATGAGCTTTTTCCAACAAGTATTAGTATGTCAATTGTTAATGTGGCTGAAAATCTTATTGGTGAAACAGAAAGTCATTTCAACGAATTAGAAGAATGTATAAATCTCTTTGAGTCCATTATTAGTTGGGCCAATAGTCAAGATATGGGTGAGAATAACCGCTTAAAATGGATGGTTCAGCAATTGAATGATTTTGATACCCATCACTTGTTGATTACTGGATTAAGTGGCAGCGGGAAGTCTTCCTTCATAAATACCATTCTAGGGGAAGAGATTCAGGATAGCCCCACGTCGTCGCTTGTTATGTTTAAGGACTTTGAGGACTTAAATATTTATGAAATAACCGATCAAGAGACAGTAAAACTCGCAGATTTCACGCAATTTCAAGAGCGAATGGATCGTCGGCGAAATGCACTAGAATCGATTATCGAATTTCAACAGCCTTTTCCATTATTGTATGAGCAGAAACTGGCATTAATTGAAACGCCTGGTCTAAAAGGCAGCCATCAAGATCGCTATGAAGTGCTGCAGTATCTTCAAATGGCAGATAGTTTATTATTTGTCTTAGATGCAAATGCTCCGTTTACAGATAAAGAGAAGGGGATTCTAACACAAATTCATGAACTTGCTCCCGATATTCCCGTCCATTTTCTCTTGAATAAGATGGATACGATTGTTAATGAGCAGGAAGCAATAAGAATTTTCGACGAAACTAGGTCCAGGATTCAGTCCTATTTACCTGAAGCACAGGTACTACCTTTTTCCTCTCAATATGAAAGTGGGCAGCAATTAGTCGAACTAAAGAGCTTTATTCAATCGGTAAAGAATAAAAGAAACATAGCCGATAAACGCTTGGCAAAGCTTTTATTTTTCATTCGAACAACTATTTCCAGGTTGTTGCAAAAGAGAATTGATGTTGAGAATCAATTAATTGAGTCAGTTCGCTGGAACGAAGAAGTGGTGCTGAAGTTAAATGGAGCTCTTAATCAATTAAAGGACGCTGAGTCACAAAAGACAAAAGCAATCACAAGGTCTTACCGCACCATAAAGGAATCCATTCAAAATGAAATTTCTATCGCAGTACCGAAAATACTGCAAGAATGTTCCGAGTTAATCAAAGAAGACAGTAATATTAGTACAATTCATTTGGAGCTAAATGATGTGATGAACAATAGACTACAAGATTACTTGGAGCAAGAAGTAATGCCGAAATATTATACATCACTTCAAGAATGGATTATCAATGGTAAAGAGGAATTTGAGCAAGGGCAGGCTTTTCTAAATGAAATGGCTGAAGGCTTAAATAGTTTGTATGGAGAAGAGCGAATTAACACAGAATGTGACTTTAAAGTGTTGGATGATTGGCGTCGGGATACGGATAGAATGACGAGCCGGTTCCAATTAGAAAAGGTAAATATCTTACTTCGCAATACTCCATCACAATTTTTATTGAAAAGCGCAGGGAAGTTATTTGGGGCAATATCCCAAAATAAAGCCATGCTGTACAGTAAATACAAGGCTTTTGTGAAAAATGATAGCTATTCTGAACCAACTGAGGTCGTGATTGAACGCTTCTTCCAACAATTCGAGCTATTTGAAAAATCTTTAGAACGAGACATTACAATGTTTTTCAGACAGCCATTGAAGGTCCTTAATGAAGCAATCGAGGAAGCACTGTCTCAAATAACCACAAATCAAGATATACTGAAAAAGATGAATACAAACCCGGAAATGTTCCGCGATCCGTTGACACTATTTGAAGTTAGACTACGTCAATTTGAATGGACGACAATAGCAGGCAAGGGTGTTCAAACGATTTATTAATAATAAAGGGTGCCCAATGGGCACCCTTTATCATTATACAAAAGCAGCAATAATAATGCCCATAACCGTCAAGGCGACTATATGATAACCTGCACTAATGAAGAATAACGTGTAGTTGCGGCTCTCAAAGAAGGTAGGGGATAATTCTCTAAACGCAGCGATTAGACCAATTAGAAATCCAAATAAAGCCCCATCTAGTATGGTTACCGTATCTAATAACTGAATAAATAAGGAAAGGACAACTGCAGTGAAAATCCCTCCGAGTGTGGTTAATCCATAACCTACGTAAGCTCCCTTGGGATCGATATCCTCCATTTTCTTGCCTAATGCTCTAACCCAAATGTTAGAAAAAAGAACAGGAGAATACCAGAGTGCTCCAATGACCATATTCGCGACTACAGCTAAAATGATGGCTAATATACTGACATTACTAAAATCCATTTTATTTACCCCTTATAATTTTCTGTGTATTCGGTGAATTATACCATGATACCTCGACTAAAACAAAAGACTCTTTTAAATTATTGCCCCTAAGAAATAGCTGTCCCTTTAAAATAGAGCAGCTCTAAATCTTACATTCCCTTTTCTTCAATTAGTTTAAGTAATAAATCAGGTCGATTGGTCAATATACCATCTGCACCTGCATCAATAAGTTTTTCCATTGTGTCTGGATCATCAATGGTCCAATAATGGATTTCCATTCCGAGCCGATGTGCCCCATCGATTAATCTTTGATCAGTTAAATCAAAGCCGCTGTCTTCCACTGGGATTTGAAAAGCATCAACGTGTGGTACATAAAGATTACGTAAAAGGAATTTATGGGTAACCACAAAATTCTTAACCTCTTGTCTTCCGGCTGAAAGGGCTACTCGACCTTTTGCATACTTATCAAATGTCTTAAGAATTTCTTGGTCAAAGGAACCGATTAATACCTTTTCTTCCATTTGGTAATCTTCAATTAGATTCCACAATTTAGACGCAATTTCCTCGATTCTTTCAGGGGGATTGTCATCTTTAATTTCTATTTCAATCTTCATATCATTGAAGTTTTGAAACATTTCCTCAACTGTCGGAATATAGACACCCTTACCACGAAAATTATGATTGCCTTCTAGATTTTTAAAATGATAGCCTGCATCTAGCTCTTGAATTTCTGCTAAAGTAAAGTCTTCAACCTGTCCCTTACCATTGGTTGTCCGGTCAACACTTGCATCATGAATCGTAACTAAGTGACCATCCTTTGTAATATGTATATCTGTTTCGAGGACATCCACTCCCATATTAGCTGCATTCTGAAAGGATGCCATGGTATTTGAAGGTGCTAACAGTTCACCGCCTTGGTGGGCTATGACCAATGGTCGAGTATGTTTAAAAAAGCTTTTCTGTTTGATTTGTTTAACTGGAAATAAATTAATGACTAACAGGAAAATGAGTAGGGCAGATACTATCAGCTTTATAGATAGAAATATAGTGTTCTTTCTCCTTGCCTTTTTTACTGTGACATGTTGCATATGACTGCTCCTCTACTAATAGCCTTTTGAATAATCAACTAGATTAACAGAAGGCTGGTTACCTGAAATATAGTTTTGTAGGTTCGGGATAAGAATATTTTCAATAACCCGTTGATTATAATGCTCCGTTGAACCAGAGGTGTGCGGGGTAATAATCACATTTTCCATTTCCCATAAAGGACTATCAACTGTTAATGGTTCTTGTTCAAACACATCTAAACCGGCACCAGCAATTTGTCCCCTCTGTAAAGCGGAAATCAAATCTCCTTCTACCACGATTTCGCCACGTCCAATATTAATAAAGAATGCTGAAGATTTCATGAGGTCGAATTGTTTGGCGCCGAATAAGCGATTGGTTTCTTTCGTTAGCGGCAGAGTGACCACCACATAATCACACTTGGGAAGAACTGCATCTAATTGATTGGTGGTGAACATTTCATCAACAAATTCCTGTTGTTTTCCTGAATGACGAACGCCAAGGACCTTCATTCCAAAAGCTTTTGCAATTTTTGCTGCTTCTTTGCCGATGGTCCCAACACCTATAATTCCAACAGTTTTTTCGTGCATTTCTAACTTCATATCAGAATGATGCCATTTTCTTTCTCGCTGGTTTTTTACATATGTATGAATCTTTCTCGTTAAGCTAAGCATTAATGCATAAATGGTCTCGGATATAGGATAAGCGTGCACGCCATTAGCACTCGTTACGGTAATATTTCTCGATTCCAGCGTTTCAAGCGGCAAGCTATCTACACCGGCACTCCAGGTTTGAAGCCACTTAAGCTTTGAATGGGGCGTGAGACAATCTTTCTCTATCCCTTTTTTCCAGCCGGCGATGATTTCAGCATCATGTATATGCTCCTGCCAAATCTCTCTATCTTTTCCTATAATGATAGTCCAATCTGGGATAATTTCTTTTATTTGATCGATAAGATTTTGTTCTAATGGATGAGTGATGACGATTTTTCTCTTTTGCATATATTTCCTCCATTTGGATTTCGATTGCTACTATTCATGATACCGGAATTTACTGAAAAATGATAACAGTTATACAAGGGAAGTGCTGAATAATAAATGATTTTTTATTTATCTTTTAAGGTGTTCTATGCTATTATTTAGTGATGCGAAATAATCTGAATTACCCCAATAATCGGTATGAAGATAGTTAGAGAGGTGTATCCTTGAAAGAGCGTTTGTGGACTAAATCTTTTGTTATGTTAATGGTTGGGAATCTATTTGTGTTTATGTCTTTTCAAATGCTTATACCTACGTTACCGCCCTATATTAAATCCATAGGTGCAAGTGGGTTAGAAATTGGTCTTGTGACGGCGTTGTTTTCGATCGGTGCTGTGTTCATTAGACCGTTTATTGGACATATGCTCGAATACAAGCAAAGGAAATCACTTGTATTAATTGGAGCCGTCATTCTTTTAGTTATCACTATTCTTTATCCAATATCAAGAATTGTCATGATATTCCTGTTAATCCGATTTGTGCATGGTCTTGCTTGGGGTTGGTCTACAACCGTGAATGGTACAGCGGCGGTCGATGTCATTCCATTTTCTAGGCTTGGTGAAGGAATGGGCTATTTTGGGCTTTCAACCACAATTGGTTTCATTATTGCCCCTAGTCTAGGAATTTTCTTATATAATGTTACCTCCTTTACTAATCTCATTATTATTTCAGGCATATTAGGTTTTATTTCTGTAGTCCTGCTTGCACTTGTAAGATACCAAACACCTGAAGCCGTATTAAAAACAAAAAAGGAAAATCTTAAATTTTCCTACCTGGGTTCACTAGTGGAGAAATCAAGCTGGTACCCATCTTTAATTACCCTCATTATTTGTCTTGGTTATGGTTCAGTCTCAACCTTTATCGTTATCTTTGGGGAAGAAAGAGGCATTGACCAAATCTTTTTATTTTATATTCTTAATGCCATTGTTTCTACGTTGGCTAGACCGTTTGCAGGAAAGTTGTTTGATGAAAAAGGGCCAATCGGCATGGTCTATTTCTGTATTTTGGCTACCTTTGTTGGGTTGTGGGTCCTTTCGTATGCACAAACCAATTTCATGATTGCTATAGCGGGCGGATTGTTTGGACTCGGTTTTGGCTGCGCATTACCAACCTTGCAATCCTGGACCTTATCCATGACACCCGAAAATCGAAGAGGTGTGGCAAATGGAATGTTCTTTTCATCGCTTGATTTAGGGATTGGCTTAAGCGGGATTATCTTCGGTACAATAGCACAATTCACTGATACTGCTAATCTCTTTCGTATAAGCAGTTTGTTTCTAATAGTTGCCATCATTTTAACAGTGATAGAGGTGCGGAAAAAAAGAGCCACTCCAAAGGAAAGTACAATATAAAAAGAAGGTCAGTTCCCTCAAAACTATGAGGGTCTGACCTTTTTTTATTTAAATTAAATCTCTTGTTTACGTCTTCTTTGAATTGTCAACGTAACATATCCTGCCAAAAGAACGACTGAACCTAATGCCATCAAATTGTAGGCAGGTGATGCCGTATTCGGTATAGCATGTCCAGTACCAGTTGCTGGCGGAGCAGGCGTATTTGTTACTGGTGTTGGTGTTGGTGTGGGTGTAGGTTTTGGATTTTCGACTGGTTTTTCTTTGATATTATTGATGGTGATGATTTCCACAGTTTCCTGTCCATATCCATCTAAAACATATATAGAATAGGTGCCATTTTTTAATACTTCAAATTTGTTATCAATAATCTTCGTACCTAATTCTTTTCCTTCTTCATCATAGAAACTTTCAAGGGTTTGCTCTCCTTCTAACCACATCATGGAAAGAACCTCTTCGGCATTTGTCAGTACTTCAATTGTAACAGATCCAGTTGTTTCTTCAGTTGGTGCGGTAATTTCTACTGTGAGTTCTTCAGGCAATAATGGAAGTAAAATACCTGTCGCTAATCCGGCTAGCACTGATTGACCAGTAACATTTGGATGGATGTCTCCAGGAATAATATATTCTAATTGTTTTCCATCGAAAGCTGATTTAGCGTCTGCAATAAAAGTGCCAGGAATATTAGCAAAAGAGTTAATAACAGATGCGTTAACATTTGTTGCAATTTGCTCGCCAATATTATGTAGGAAAGCATTGAATGGAACTTCGCTTGAAGCAAACGGGTTATAGATATTATAAAGAATGATAGGTGCTTCCGTATTAAGGCTTCTAATTTTACCAAATATTTGTTGTAAATTTAGACCTAATTGCTGTGAAGCAGCTGTAACCTTTGGTATTAGGGTGGAAGGATCTACAGGTGTTCCATTTTTAATAATGTCAGATAGGCCAATAGCTCCCATTAAATCATTGCTTCCAATGTCTAGTGTAAAAACATCTGCGTTTTGGATTGAGGCTTCATTAGCTGGATTATTAACTTGGGCTAAAATATGCGAAGAAGTCCAACCACCTCCGCTAATATTCGTTACATTGAAAAATCCTTCGGCAATGATTAAGTTTGGAAATGCCTTTGCTGATTTTTGTGTATTCCCATTCGTATCATCAAGGTTCCAGCCAAAAGTAATAGAATCCCCTAAGGCGACAAGGTTAGGCTTGTCTGTGTTTTCTTCTGCAAAAGCAAATGAGGTAAAGAAGGTACTAAAGGCTAACATGAGTGTTAGTAAAACTGACAGTCTTTTAAACTTCATTTTATTATTTCCTCCAATCGATCATTTTTCTATTGCCAAATTCTATTATAATCCTCTAATTTTCGAATATTCAATATATATAATTCTACAAAATGTGCAAAAAGGCCTATGACTTTACTAATATAGAAATAAAAGTTTAGTATTTAATTTTTAGTTAAATATTCTAAAAATTCTATACTTTTGTTACAATAGGTTGGGGTGATTTATTTATTACAAGGAGGAACAACAAAAATGAATATTGGTAGTCTTTTATCTCAAAATGCCAGAAAGTTCCCAGAGTTGTTAGCGATTGAATGTGAAGGTCGCAGTTACACCTACCGTCAATTTAATGAGGAAGTAAACAGATTGGCACACGGTCTTCTGTGGATGGGAGTACAAAAGGGCGATAAATTAGCGTTGATGATGAAGAATTCGGACCATTTTGTTTTTACCTTTTTTGCAGCGGCTAAAATAGGCGCTGTTGCTGTTCCTATTAATTTTCGATTGACCTCACCAGAAGTACACTACATATTACAGCAATCAGAAGCTAAGCTAGTTGTTTGTGACCTTGAATTTGAAGAAGTCATTACCGCAGCTAAAGATGATAGTGATGTTGGGACCGTTATTACCATCGGCGAACCAAGAACACTAGGCTACCTCTCTTATGTAAGCGCTTTATCTAATAATAGGAATGAACCCGAAATTGAAGTTTCTGATGAAGATGATTTAGAAATCTTATATACCTCAGGGACAACTGGCCGTCCAAAAGGCGCATTGTTTGATCATAAGAGAATTTTTAATGTAGGAATATCAGTCACGATTAATATGGGATTGCGTCTACATGAGCGTATCCTTCATGTAGCACCACTCTTCCACTCTGCACAGTTAAATCTTTTCCTAATTTCAGGTGTTGCACTAGGGGCAACGCATATCATTCACCGTGATTTTCATCCAGTCAAAACACTTCAAACCATTCAAGAACATAAAATTACTCACTTCTTTGGTGTTCCAGCCATGTTTAATTTCATTCTACAGGTTCCAAATGCAGCCGATTATGACTTATCATCCATACGCAGGTGTGGTTATGGTGCCGCGCCAATGGCACCTGAACTAGTGAAAAAAAGTATTCAATTATTTAAAACAGATCAGTTCTATAATCTTTGCGGCTTAACCGAAGGCGGACCTGGCGGAATTCTTCTCGATCCAGAGGGGCATAAACTCCATCTTGGTAAGGGAGGTAAACCTATTTTTCTAACGGAGACGCGAGTGGTCGACGAACAAGGGAATGATGTTAAACCCAATGTAGTAGGTGAATTCATTATTAAGAGTCCAATGGTTATGAAGGAATACTATAAAAAGCCAGAAGAAACAAAAAATACGATTAAAAATGACTGGCTCTATACAGGTGACCTGGCAACCATAGATGAGGAAGGCTACATTACCCTCGTTGACCGTAAAAAGGACATGATTATTACGGGTGGTGAAAATGTTTATTCCGTTGAAGTTGAAGGGGTTCTTTTCGAACATCCTGGAGTCCTTGACGCGGCCATAATTGGCCTGCCTGATGACACATGGGGTGAGGCCGTCTGCGCCATTATTGTTCCAAAAGAAGGTGCCGTCATAGATGAGGAAGAGTTAAAAACTTTTTGCCGACAGAAACTGGCTGGCTTCAAAGTTCCAAGAAGAATTTTTATAGAAGAGCAGTTACCAAGAAATGCTTCTGGGAAAATACTAAAATATCAGCTTCGTCAAAAATTAAATCAAGTCAATGCTTAGAAAATAAGTGGTAATAAATAGAAAGTGAGGCATTCAATATG
This Neobacillus sp. YX16 DNA region includes the following protein-coding sequences:
- a CDS encoding long-chain fatty acid--CoA ligase produces the protein MNIGSLLSQNARKFPELLAIECEGRSYTYRQFNEEVNRLAHGLLWMGVQKGDKLALMMKNSDHFVFTFFAAAKIGAVAVPINFRLTSPEVHYILQQSEAKLVVCDLEFEEVITAAKDDSDVGTVITIGEPRTLGYLSYVSALSNNRNEPEIEVSDEDDLEILYTSGTTGRPKGALFDHKRIFNVGISVTINMGLRLHERILHVAPLFHSAQLNLFLISGVALGATHIIHRDFHPVKTLQTIQEHKITHFFGVPAMFNFILQVPNAADYDLSSIRRCGYGAAPMAPELVKKSIQLFKTDQFYNLCGLTEGGPGGILLDPEGHKLHLGKGGKPIFLTETRVVDEQGNDVKPNVVGEFIIKSPMVMKEYYKKPEETKNTIKNDWLYTGDLATIDEEGYITLVDRKKDMIITGGENVYSVEVEGVLFEHPGVLDAAIIGLPDDTWGEAVCAIIVPKEGAVIDEEELKTFCRQKLAGFKVPRRIFIEEQLPRNASGKILKYQLRQKLNQVNA
- a CDS encoding DUF1761 domain-containing protein encodes the protein MDFSNVSILAIILAVVANMVIGALWYSPVLFSNIWVRALGKKMEDIDPKGAYVGYGLTTLGGIFTAVVLSLFIQLLDTVTILDGALFGFLIGLIAAFRELSPTFFESRNYTLFFISAGYHIVALTVMGIIIAAFV
- a CDS encoding dynamin family protein; translated protein: MTLESQLIKKSYYQMYINEHENVQPIRVLGDAYQEELQKDMPDLTSVRFAQGEIYFHNRDFEAAIFKWENVVGELELWARKNIADAYFETGLLSNAEDLYLSIETNNPTLKTEVALQLFSLYIERGKSEAAVEIIKRTIDANPDYPNVTAIARAYFEEQQDWDHAIELALNEAKRTGSLEWFDTVNSYVKKGVTKSLNPNYFLQGLFELYALDHQMFEELTASLWNSYKSEEYHFTWLKELNHLLLNLDISTNNHFQLLSDFHYETYFELINGSQTIKTLEDLVPDLLTNWLRLSVPTHTVLVSAAVLSWNELFPTSISMSIVNVAENLIGETESHFNELEECINLFESIISWANSQDMGENNRLKWMVQQLNDFDTHHLLITGLSGSGKSSFINTILGEEIQDSPTSSLVMFKDFEDLNIYEITDQETVKLADFTQFQERMDRRRNALESIIEFQQPFPLLYEQKLALIETPGLKGSHQDRYEVLQYLQMADSLLFVLDANAPFTDKEKGILTQIHELAPDIPVHFLLNKMDTIVNEQEAIRIFDETRSRIQSYLPEAQVLPFSSQYESGQQLVELKSFIQSVKNKRNIADKRLAKLLFFIRTTISRLLQKRIDVENQLIESVRWNEEVVLKLNGALNQLKDAESQKTKAITRSYRTIKESIQNEISIAVPKILQECSELIKEDSNISTIHLELNDVMNNRLQDYLEQEVMPKYYTSLQEWIINGKEEFEQGQAFLNEMAEGLNSLYGEERINTECDFKVLDDWRRDTDRMTSRFQLEKVNILLRNTPSQFLLKSAGKLFGAISQNKAMLYSKYKAFVKNDSYSEPTEVVIERFFQQFELFEKSLERDITMFFRQPLKVLNEAIEEALSQITTNQDILKKMNTNPEMFRDPLTLFEVRLRQFEWTTIAGKGVQTIY
- a CDS encoding glycerophosphodiester phosphodiesterase encodes the protein MQHVTVKKARRKNTIFLSIKLIVSALLIFLLVINLFPVKQIKQKSFFKHTRPLVIAHQGGELLAPSNTMASFQNAANMGVDVLETDIHITKDGHLVTIHDASVDRTTNGKGQVEDFTLAEIQELDAGYHFKNLEGNHNFRGKGVYIPTVEEMFQNFNDMKIEIEIKDDNPPERIEEIASKLWNLIEDYQMEEKVLIGSFDQEILKTFDKYAKGRVALSAGRQEVKNFVVTHKFLLRNLYVPHVDAFQIPVEDSGFDLTDQRLIDGAHRLGMEIHYWTIDDPDTMEKLIDAGADGILTNRPDLLLKLIEEKGM
- a CDS encoding D-2-hydroxyacid dehydrogenase, which encodes MQKRKIVITHPLEQNLIDQIKEIIPDWTIIIGKDREIWQEHIHDAEIIAGWKKGIEKDCLTPHSKLKWLQTWSAGVDSLPLETLESRNITVTSANGVHAYPISETIYALMLSLTRKIHTYVKNQRERKWHHSDMKLEMHEKTVGIIGVGTIGKEAAKIAKAFGMKVLGVRHSGKQQEFVDEMFTTNQLDAVLPKCDYVVVTLPLTKETNRLFGAKQFDLMKSSAFFINIGRGEIVVEGDLISALQRGQIAGAGLDVFEQEPLTVDSPLWEMENVIITPHTSGSTEHYNQRVIENILIPNLQNYISGNQPSVNLVDYSKGY
- a CDS encoding MFS transporter, with translation MKERLWTKSFVMLMVGNLFVFMSFQMLIPTLPPYIKSIGASGLEIGLVTALFSIGAVFIRPFIGHMLEYKQRKSLVLIGAVILLVITILYPISRIVMIFLLIRFVHGLAWGWSTTVNGTAAVDVIPFSRLGEGMGYFGLSTTIGFIIAPSLGIFLYNVTSFTNLIIISGILGFISVVLLALVRYQTPEAVLKTKKENLKFSYLGSLVEKSSWYPSLITLIICLGYGSVSTFIVIFGEERGIDQIFLFYILNAIVSTLARPFAGKLFDEKGPIGMVYFCILATFVGLWVLSYAQTNFMIAIAGGLFGLGFGCALPTLQSWTLSMTPENRRGVANGMFFSSLDLGIGLSGIIFGTIAQFTDTANLFRISSLFLIVAIILTVIEVRKKRATPKESTI
- a CDS encoding GDSL-type esterase/lipase family protein, which gives rise to MKFKRLSVLLTLMLAFSTFFTSFAFAEENTDKPNLVALGDSITFGWNLDDTNGNTQKSAKAFPNLIIAEGFFNVTNISGGGWTSSHILAQVNNPANEASIQNADVFTLDIGSNDLMGAIGLSDIIKNGTPVDPSTLIPKVTAASQQLGLNLQQIFGKIRSLNTEAPIILYNIYNPFASSEVPFNAFLHNIGEQIATNVNASVINSFANIPGTFIADAKSAFDGKQLEYIIPGDIHPNVTGQSVLAGLATGILLPLLPEELTVEITAPTEETTGSVTIEVLTNAEEVLSMMWLEGEQTLESFYDEEGKELGTKIIDNKFEVLKNGTYSIYVLDGYGQETVEIITINNIKEKPVENPKPTPTPTPTPVTNTPAPPATGTGHAIPNTASPAYNLMALGSVVLLAGYVTLTIQRRRKQEI